In one window of Desulfovermiculus halophilus DSM 18834 DNA:
- a CDS encoding helix-turn-helix domain-containing protein, whose product MDIAITTCPEGRLRKKKHARLQSLIRDLSVLLREIDPNRIGLTYCCRDKNDPFDEESLSDKDGDYRGPLFELTQVSCRYMQITLPQNSSSLGTAIKRALEATSYSTLYNPTSAIKTPQEIEKEKVLEMREQNLSTREIAKDLGISKSKVSRILRRQ is encoded by the coding sequence TTGGACATTGCTATCACCACTTGTCCGGAAGGAAGGCTGAGAAAAAAGAAACACGCAAGGCTGCAAAGCCTGATCCGGGATCTTTCGGTCCTGCTGAGGGAGATTGATCCTAACCGTATTGGATTGACCTATTGTTGCCGTGATAAAAACGATCCATTTGATGAAGAATCATTATCAGACAAAGATGGAGATTATAGAGGCCCTCTTTTTGAACTTACCCAAGTCTCATGTCGATATATGCAAATAACTCTGCCTCAGAATTCCTCAAGTCTAGGTACTGCGATCAAAAGAGCGCTTGAAGCCACTTCTTATAGCACATTATATAATCCTACCAGTGCAATTAAAACCCCACAAGAAATTGAAAAAGAAAAAGTTCTTGAAATGAGAGAACAGAACTTGAGCACACGCGAAATTGCCAAAGATTTGGGCATAAGCAAATCCAAAGTTAGCCGAATTCTTCGGAGACAATAG